A stretch of the Streptomyces venezuelae genome encodes the following:
- a CDS encoding cobyrinate a,c-diamide synthase → MSSSVTVPRLVVAAPSSGSGKTTVATGLMAAFAGRGLAVSPHKAGPDYIDPGYHALATGRPGRNLDAFLCGPELIAPLFAHGAAGCDLAVVEGVMGLYDGAAGRGELASTAQVAKLLRAPVVLVVDASSQSRSVAALVHGFASFDPQVRLGGVILNKVGSDRHEAMLREALEEAGMPVLGVLRRAPQVATPSRHLGLIPVAERRADAVAAVAALAEQVRAGCDLEALMALARTAPPLHTEPWHADTVVGEPAVTSAGPRPAGPAPRIAVAGGPAFTFSYAEHAELLTAAGAEVVSFDPLHDEALPEGTSALVIGGGFPEMYAPELAANEPLRKAVAELAASGAPVAAECAGLLYLARSLDGTPMCGVLDADARMSERLTLGYREAVAVSDSVLAPAGGRLRGHEFHRTVIEPGAGTSPAWGFTHPERRVEGFVQGGVHASYLHTHWAADPSVAGRFTAAAAAAAAAAAQAAGAGAPGSRPAP, encoded by the coding sequence GTGAGCTCGTCCGTGACCGTCCCGCGGCTGGTGGTCGCCGCGCCCTCGTCGGGCAGCGGCAAGACCACCGTCGCCACGGGACTGATGGCGGCCTTCGCGGGGCGCGGCCTGGCCGTGTCCCCGCACAAGGCCGGGCCCGACTACATCGACCCGGGCTACCACGCGCTGGCGACGGGCCGCCCGGGCCGCAACCTGGACGCGTTCCTGTGCGGGCCGGAGCTGATCGCCCCGCTGTTCGCGCACGGCGCGGCGGGCTGCGATCTGGCCGTGGTCGAAGGCGTGATGGGGCTGTACGACGGGGCGGCCGGGCGGGGTGAGCTGGCCTCGACCGCCCAGGTCGCGAAGCTGCTGCGGGCGCCGGTGGTGCTGGTGGTGGACGCGTCCTCGCAGTCCCGGTCGGTGGCCGCGCTGGTGCACGGTTTCGCGTCGTTCGACCCGCAGGTGCGGCTGGGCGGCGTGATCCTGAACAAGGTGGGCTCGGACCGGCACGAGGCGATGCTGCGGGAGGCGCTGGAGGAGGCCGGCATGCCGGTGCTCGGCGTACTGCGGCGGGCCCCGCAGGTCGCGACCCCGTCCCGGCACCTGGGCCTGATCCCGGTCGCCGAACGCCGCGCAGATGCGGTGGCCGCGGTGGCGGCCCTGGCCGAGCAGGTCCGGGCGGGCTGCGACCTGGAGGCCCTGATGGCCTTGGCGCGCACGGCTCCGCCGCTGCACACGGAACCGTGGCACGCGGACACCGTGGTGGGCGAGCCCGCCGTGACTTCGGCCGGACCCCGGCCGGCCGGACCCGCGCCGCGGATCGCCGTGGCCGGCGGGCCGGCGTTCACCTTCTCGTACGCCGAGCACGCCGAGCTGCTCACCGCGGCCGGCGCCGAGGTCGTCTCCTTCGACCCGCTCCACGACGAGGCCCTCCCCGAGGGCACGAGCGCGCTCGTCATCGGCGGCGGCTTCCCCGAGATGTACGCCCCCGAGCTCGCGGCGAACGAGCCGCTGCGCAAGGCGGTGGCGGAACTGGCCGCGAGTGGCGCCCCCGTGGCCGCCGAATGCGCGGGCCTGCTCTATCTGGCCCGGTCGCTGGACGGAACGCCGATGTGCGGAGTGCTCGACGCCGACGCGCGGATGTCGGAGCGGCTCACCCTGGGCTACCGCGAGGCCGTCGCCGTCTCGGACAGCGTGCTCGCGCCCGCCGGGGGCCGGCTGCGCGGGCACGAGTTCCACCGGACCGTGATCGAGCCGGGCGCCGGAACCTCGCCGGCGTGGGGGTTCACGCATCCGGAGCGCCGCGTCGAGGGCTTCGTCCAGGGCGGTGTGCACGCCAGCTATCTGCACACCCACTGGGCGGCCGATCCGTCGGTGGCCGGACGCTTCACGGCTGCGGCGGCGGCTGCGGCAGCCGCCGCGGCCCAGGCTGCGGGAGCGGGAGCGCCCGGGAGCCGCCCGGCCCCATGA
- the cobC gene encoding Rv2231c family pyridoxal phosphate-dependent protein CobC: MGESERVVVGVGSRAGVSVEEVCGLVEESLRAAGLGLGAVSALATVAAKGGEAGITGAAERFGVPLVTYPAEDLALVPVTGGGASAVAAAAVGTPSVAEAAALAAGGELLVPKRKSAAATCAVATAEAHDLRHHGDTEVAGAAAGLVDLAVNVRTGTPPAWLKERIADSLDTLAAYPDGRAARAAVAARHGLPVERVLLTAGAAEAFVLIARAVAAVRPVVVHPQFTEPEAALRDAGHRVERVLLRESDGFRLDPAAVPADADLVIVGNPTNPTSVLHPASALAALARPGRTLVVDEAFMDAVPGEREALAGRTDLPGLVVLRSLTKTWGLAGLRIGYVLAEPRTIAALERVRPLWPVSTPALVAAEACVTPAALAEAEAAARQIAVDRAHLLAGLAEFEELTVVATAEAPFVLIRVPRAAELRTRLRTLGFAVRRGDTFPGLGPDWLRIAVRDRPTVNRFLQALDTALTLTTP; the protein is encoded by the coding sequence ATGGGCGAGAGCGAGCGGGTGGTGGTCGGGGTCGGCAGCCGGGCGGGGGTCTCCGTGGAGGAGGTCTGCGGGCTGGTCGAGGAGTCGCTGCGGGCGGCCGGGCTGGGGCTCGGCGCGGTTTCGGCGCTGGCGACGGTGGCGGCGAAGGGCGGGGAGGCCGGGATCACGGGTGCGGCGGAACGTTTCGGCGTGCCCCTGGTGACCTATCCCGCGGAGGACCTGGCCCTGGTGCCGGTCACGGGTGGCGGGGCTTCGGCGGTGGCCGCGGCGGCGGTGGGCACCCCGTCGGTGGCGGAGGCCGCGGCCCTGGCGGCGGGCGGTGAACTGCTCGTACCGAAGCGGAAGTCGGCGGCGGCGACCTGTGCGGTGGCCACCGCCGAGGCCCATGACCTGCGGCACCACGGGGACACGGAGGTGGCGGGCGCGGCGGCCGGCCTGGTGGACCTGGCGGTCAACGTCCGGACCGGCACCCCGCCGGCCTGGTTGAAGGAACGTATCGCCGACTCGCTGGACACCCTCGCGGCCTACCCGGACGGGCGGGCCGCGCGGGCGGCGGTGGCGGCCCGGCACGGGCTGCCGGTGGAGCGGGTCCTGCTGACCGCCGGGGCGGCGGAGGCGTTCGTGCTGATCGCCCGGGCCGTGGCGGCGGTCCGGCCGGTGGTGGTGCACCCGCAGTTCACCGAACCCGAGGCGGCGCTCCGGGATGCCGGGCACCGGGTGGAGCGGGTGCTGCTGCGGGAGTCGGACGGGTTCCGGCTGGACCCGGCGGCGGTCCCGGCCGACGCCGACCTGGTGATCGTCGGCAATCCCACCAACCCGACGTCGGTCCTCCATCCGGCGTCCGCGCTGGCCGCGCTGGCCCGGCCCGGCCGGACGCTGGTGGTGGACGAGGCGTTCATGGACGCGGTGCCGGGCGAACGGGAGGCCCTGGCCGGGCGTACCGATCTGCCGGGCCTGGTCGTGCTGCGGAGCCTGACGAAGACCTGGGGGCTGGCGGGGCTGCGGATCGGCTACGTGCTGGCGGAGCCACGGACGATCGCGGCGCTGGAACGGGTCCGGCCGCTGTGGCCGGTGTCCACGCCGGCCCTGGTGGCGGCGGAGGCGTGCGTGACGCCGGCGGCGCTGGCGGAGGCGGAGGCCGCGGCCCGGCAGATCGCGGTGGACCGGGCGCATCTGCTGGCGGGGCTGGCGGAGTTCGAGGAACTCACCGTGGTCGCGACGGCGGAGGCCCCCTTCGTCCTGATCCGGGTGCCCCGCGCCGCCGAACTCCGCACCCGCCTGCGCACCCTCGGCTTCGCGGTGCGCCGCGGCGACACCTTCCCGGGACTCGGCCCGGACTGGCTCCGCATCGCGGTCCGCGACCGCCCGACGGTGAACCGCTTCCTGCAGGCCCTGGACACGGCCCTGACCCTGACCACACCCTGA
- the cobO gene encoding cob(I)yrinic acid a,c-diamide adenosyltransferase, which yields MPQGQPTVVPDDGLTTRQRRNRPLVFVHTGPGKGKSTAAFGLALRAWNQGWPIGVFQFVKSAKWKVGEENALKVLGASGQGGTVVWHKMGEGWSWVQRDAQLDNEQAAKEGWEQVKRDLAAETHKLYVLDEFAYPLHWGWIDVDEVIEVLRNRPGTQHVVITGRNAPEKLVEFADLVTEMTNIKHPMDTGQKGQKGIEW from the coding sequence ATGCCTCAGGGACAGCCGACCGTCGTTCCCGACGACGGTCTCACCACGCGTCAGCGCCGCAACCGGCCGCTGGTCTTCGTCCACACCGGCCCGGGCAAGGGCAAGTCCACGGCGGCCTTCGGGCTGGCGCTGCGCGCCTGGAACCAGGGCTGGCCGATCGGGGTGTTCCAGTTCGTCAAGTCGGCGAAGTGGAAGGTCGGCGAGGAGAACGCGCTGAAGGTGCTGGGGGCCTCCGGCCAGGGCGGCACGGTGGTCTGGCACAAGATGGGCGAGGGCTGGTCCTGGGTGCAGCGCGATGCCCAGCTCGACAACGAGCAGGCGGCCAAGGAGGGCTGGGAGCAGGTCAAGCGCGACCTGGCCGCCGAGACGCACAAGCTGTACGTGCTGGACGAGTTCGCGTACCCGCTGCACTGGGGCTGGATCGACGTGGACGAGGTGATCGAGGTGCTGCGGAACCGGCCCGGCACCCAGCATGTGGTGATCACCGGCCGGAACGCGCCGGAGAAGCTGGTGGAGTTCGCGGACCTGGTCACCGAGATGACCAACATCAAGCACCCCATGGACACCGGCCAGAAGGGCCAGAAGGGCATCGAGTGGTGA
- a CDS encoding ZIP family metal transporter, translating into MAVIVALGAFLMTLAGGWTAQRVTDRRHLVLGLAGGLMLGVVGLDLLPESLEAAGRPVFGVPLALLLFVAGFLAAHVVERLLAVRHAAHGAENGAGSGAEGGRAPQVGLTAAAAMVGHSLADGVALGAAFQVGGGMGVAVALAVITHDFADGFNTYTLTRLYGNDRRKALLMLFADAVAPVAGAASTLLFTLPEEPLGAYLGFFGGALLYLAAAEILPEAHHRHPALSTLMCTVGGVAGIWLVVGIAE; encoded by the coding sequence ATGGCGGTGATCGTGGCGTTGGGCGCGTTCCTCATGACCCTGGCGGGCGGGTGGACGGCGCAGCGCGTCACCGACCGCCGCCACCTGGTGCTCGGCCTGGCCGGCGGGCTGATGCTCGGCGTGGTGGGCCTGGACCTGCTGCCGGAGTCGCTGGAGGCGGCGGGCCGGCCCGTCTTCGGGGTCCCGCTCGCCCTGCTGCTCTTCGTGGCCGGCTTCCTGGCCGCGCATGTGGTGGAGCGGCTGCTGGCGGTGCGTCATGCCGCGCACGGGGCGGAGAACGGCGCCGGGAGCGGGGCCGAGGGCGGGCGGGCGCCCCAGGTCGGGCTGACCGCCGCCGCGGCCATGGTCGGCCACAGCCTCGCCGACGGAGTGGCCCTCGGGGCGGCCTTCCAGGTCGGCGGCGGCATGGGGGTGGCCGTCGCGCTGGCCGTCATCACCCACGACTTCGCCGACGGGTTCAACACGTACACCCTCACCCGGCTGTACGGGAACGACCGCCGCAAGGCCCTGCTCATGCTGTTCGCCGACGCCGTCGCCCCGGTGGCCGGCGCCGCGTCCACCCTGCTGTTCACCCTGCCCGAGGAACCCCTGGGCGCGTACCTCGGGTTCTTCGGCGGGGCGCTGCTCTATCTCGCCGCCGCCGAGATCCTGCCCGAGGCACACCACAGGCACCCCGCTCTGTCCACCCTGATGTGCACGGTGGGCGGGGTGGCCGGGATCTGGCTGGTCGTCGGCATCGCGGAGTGA